In Pseudobacter ginsenosidimutans, the following are encoded in one genomic region:
- the treF gene encoding alpha,alpha-trehalase TreF: MKRSVLILFFSSFIAAVCAQPVSPDKLYGELFREIQMKKVFEDGKTFVDCIPKRSPAAIMHDYTKAKGKNFDLKKFVTDNFEPPYTPQLNYIQQEKDIMAHITNVWSLLRREPDNPSEGSSLLPLPYPYIVPGGRFREIYYWDAYFTMLGLKETEQTALVRNMVDNFAYLINTYGHIPNGNRSYYLSRSQPPFFALMVDLLAEIQSDTVYASFLPTLEKEYDFWMAGAAKLKPGEAHRRVVRMPDGNLMNRYWDDQNTPRPESYREDVETAKKAKGNKATLYRNLRAGAESGMDFSSRWLADGKNLHTIQTTNYIPVDLNTLIYKLELGISRGKQLTGQDSLAQEFRKKADRRIIAIDKYCWNKNQNFYTDYNFVTKKVSNMITPAGMYPFCLFNRKLDYMSLLARKAAIVVRTNLLKDGGVLTTANNTGQQWDAPNGWAPLQYMTVWGFQRCGQRELAREIAQKWTILNTDVYKRTGRLMEKYNVVDTKLEAGGGEYPGQDGFGWTNGVFLKLVSMYLPK; this comes from the coding sequence ATGAAAAGATCGGTACTTATTCTTTTCTTCTCATCATTTATTGCTGCAGTCTGCGCACAGCCTGTATCTCCTGACAAACTTTATGGAGAGCTCTTCCGGGAAATCCAGATGAAGAAGGTCTTCGAAGATGGTAAAACCTTTGTGGACTGCATTCCCAAACGCAGTCCTGCTGCTATCATGCATGACTACACGAAAGCAAAAGGTAAGAACTTCGATCTGAAGAAGTTTGTGACTGATAATTTTGAACCGCCTTATACACCGCAACTCAACTATATCCAGCAGGAGAAAGATATAATGGCCCATATCACCAATGTGTGGAGCCTGCTGCGAAGAGAGCCGGACAATCCTTCCGAAGGAAGCTCACTGCTGCCGCTTCCCTACCCATACATCGTGCCTGGTGGCCGTTTCCGCGAGATCTATTACTGGGATGCCTACTTCACCATGCTTGGTTTGAAAGAAACTGAACAAACCGCCCTGGTCAGGAATATGGTAGATAATTTTGCTTATCTCATCAACACTTACGGACATATTCCCAATGGCAACAGGTCTTATTACCTCAGTAGATCGCAACCTCCCTTCTTTGCATTGATGGTAGACCTGCTGGCAGAAATTCAGAGCGATACGGTGTATGCGTCCTTTTTGCCCACGCTTGAAAAAGAATATGACTTCTGGATGGCAGGAGCCGCTAAACTCAAGCCAGGAGAGGCTCACAGACGCGTTGTAAGAATGCCGGACGGCAACCTGATGAACCGCTACTGGGATGATCAGAATACTCCCAGACCTGAAAGCTATCGCGAAGATGTGGAAACAGCCAAAAAAGCGAAAGGTAATAAAGCCACGCTCTACCGTAATCTCCGCGCCGGTGCAGAAAGCGGAATGGACTTCAGCAGCCGCTGGCTCGCCGATGGAAAGAACCTTCACACCATTCAAACCACCAACTATATTCCTGTTGACTTGAATACGCTGATCTATAAACTGGAGCTCGGCATCTCACGCGGCAAGCAATTGACAGGACAGGATTCACTCGCCCAGGAGTTCCGCAAAAAAGCAGACAGGAGGATCATTGCCATCGACAAATATTGCTGGAACAAGAACCAGAATTTTTATACTGACTATAATTTCGTTACTAAAAAAGTCAGTAACATGATCACACCCGCAGGCATGTACCCATTCTGTTTGTTCAACCGCAAACTGGATTACATGAGCCTGCTCGCCCGTAAAGCCGCCATTGTGGTCAGAACGAATCTCCTCAAAGATGGCGGCGTACTCACCACCGCTAACAATACTGGTCAGCAATGGGATGCACCGAATGGCTGGGCGCCGCTGCAATACATGACTGTCTGGGGATTCCAGCGATGCGGGCAAAGAGAACTGGCCAGGGAGATCGCACAGAAATGGACCATCCTCAATACTGATGTGTACAAACGTACAGGCCGCCTCATGGAAAAATACAATGTGGTGGACACAAAACTCGAAGCAGGTGGCGGCGAATACCCGGGTCAGGATGGATTTGGCTGGACCAACGGTGTTTTTTTGAAACTCGTGTCCATGTACCTGCCAAAGTAG
- a CDS encoding penicillin-binding transpeptidase domain-containing protein: MIRSVSAFLLMALAFAACSPNNVTEDKSLEKYFKDNKVTGSFGMFDNGQGHFTLSNISQFTDSMYLPASTFKIINSLIGLETGAVQDSASIIPFDSTRSYRAECKGDMNMYNAFRISCPNWYQELADEIGKPAMQKWLDTLGYGQRKERFVIGNNLDTFWLDNSVKVTGDEQLGLVKKLYFDQLPFSKRSQRIVRNMMLWENNSNYQLAYKTGWGTDENQHQIGWIIGWIEENKHPYFFSLQVKSPDAKIDMPAVRLNILKGILAEYGFMDGKK, from the coding sequence ATGATACGTAGCGTTTCCGCTTTTCTATTGATGGCTCTCGCCTTTGCCGCCTGTTCACCCAACAACGTAACAGAAGACAAATCCCTGGAAAAATATTTCAAGGATAATAAGGTAACCGGCAGCTTTGGCATGTTCGATAATGGTCAGGGACATTTCACCCTTTCCAATATTTCGCAGTTCACAGACAGCATGTATCTTCCTGCATCCACTTTCAAGATCATCAATTCGCTTATCGGTCTGGAAACCGGCGCCGTACAGGATTCCGCCAGCATCATTCCCTTCGACAGCACCCGTAGCTACCGTGCAGAATGCAAGGGCGACATGAATATGTACAACGCATTCCGTATCTCCTGCCCCAACTGGTACCAGGAACTGGCAGATGAGATCGGAAAACCCGCCATGCAGAAATGGCTGGACACCCTCGGTTACGGACAACGCAAAGAAAGATTCGTGATCGGAAATAATCTCGATACATTCTGGCTCGACAATTCCGTGAAAGTGACCGGCGATGAACAACTCGGCCTGGTGAAAAAGTTATATTTCGATCAGCTGCCTTTCAGCAAAAGATCGCAGCGCATCGTTCGCAATATGATGCTCTGGGAAAATAACAGCAATTACCAACTGGCCTACAAAACCGGCTGGGGAACTGACGAAAACCAGCACCAGATCGGCTGGATCATTGGTTGGATCGAAGAGAACAAGCACCCTTATTTCTTTTCATTGCAGGTAAAATCACCTGATGCCAAAATCGATATGCCGGCAGTTCGTCTCAATATCCTCAAAGGTATTTTAGCTGAATATGGGTTCATGGATGGCAAGAAGTAA
- a CDS encoding VWA domain-containing protein, which yields MKKRTVKKIGDERLVRELTRKYSPFNFLFKFLLIAVCLTAIIFGAANLQMPGAEDAVSRKGIDVVIAMDVSRSMLADDIKPNRLERARQLVYKLIDKFPDDRIGLVVFAGHAYLQMPLTTDHAAARMYVQQANPSIVAAQGTVISEALRVSNRAFNSKDRKFKSIILITDGEDHDEQAIPMAQQIAGEGVMINTVGIGSPEGSPILDPSTNDFKKDANGNTVISKLNEPELQQLAANTNGIYVRLSEPDDAVTALDTQLDKIEKTATGDNSLREYTSYFQWFIALALLFLIGEFFYPERSFKTA from the coding sequence ATGAAAAAAAGAACCGTGAAGAAGATCGGTGATGAAAGGCTGGTGCGAGAGCTCACCCGCAAATACTCCCCTTTCAACTTCCTGTTCAAGTTTCTGTTGATTGCTGTCTGCCTCACCGCCATCATCTTTGGCGCAGCCAATCTCCAGATGCCGGGCGCAGAAGATGCGGTATCACGTAAAGGCATAGACGTAGTTATCGCAATGGACGTAAGCCGCAGCATGCTGGCTGATGATATCAAGCCCAACAGACTGGAACGCGCACGTCAACTTGTTTACAAATTGATCGACAAATTCCCGGATGATCGCATCGGCCTGGTGGTATTCGCGGGCCATGCTTACCTGCAGATGCCACTCACAACAGACCATGCCGCCGCACGCATGTATGTACAGCAGGCCAATCCTTCCATCGTGGCGGCTCAGGGAACTGTGATCTCTGAAGCCCTCCGCGTAAGCAACAGGGCATTCAACAGTAAAGACAGGAAATTCAAATCCATCATCCTGATCACTGATGGAGAAGACCATGATGAACAGGCAATTCCCATGGCACAGCAGATCGCCGGAGAAGGTGTGATGATCAATACCGTGGGCATCGGATCGCCGGAAGGTTCCCCCATCCTCGATCCTTCCACCAATGATTTCAAGAAAGACGCCAATGGCAATACCGTTATCTCCAAATTGAACGAACCCGAATTGCAACAACTGGCAGCCAATACAAACGGCATCTATGTTCGTCTTTCGGAGCCTGATGATGCTGTAACAGCATTGGATACACAACTCGATAAAATAGAAAAAACAGCCACCGGGGATAATTCATTACGCGAATACACCAGCTATTTCCAATGGTTCATCGCGTTAGCATTACTCTTCCTGATCGGAGAATTCTTTTATCCTGAACGCAGCTTCAAAACCGCATGA
- a CDS encoding tetratricopeptide repeat protein has product MKQLITIIIFVICSNTLLAQTENSAIRKGNQLYKKGKISDAEKEYSKAVQQNPSNSTANFNLGNTRFRKNEFAEAEKDFNNSLTNNPDNSQLRQKSLYNMGVSLSKQKKLLESIDAYKKALRLDPNDEDTRVNLQKALEELRKQQQSQKQPEDKPKQQQKDQKQKQEPKTNKKRLEQQLKSLQQKEQEIQEKMQQNRSRSGSQPEKDW; this is encoded by the coding sequence ATGAAACAACTGATCACCATAATCATCTTTGTAATTTGTTCCAACACCTTGCTGGCGCAGACAGAGAATAGCGCCATCCGGAAAGGCAATCAACTTTACAAGAAAGGCAAGATCAGTGATGCGGAAAAAGAATATTCGAAAGCTGTTCAACAGAATCCTTCGAACTCCACCGCCAATTTCAACCTCGGCAATACCCGCTTCCGGAAGAATGAATTCGCAGAAGCCGAAAAAGACTTCAATAACAGCCTGACCAATAATCCGGACAATTCGCAGCTCCGGCAAAAAAGCCTGTACAATATGGGCGTATCGCTTTCCAAACAAAAGAAACTGCTGGAAAGTATCGACGCCTACAAAAAAGCGCTGCGCCTCGATCCCAATGATGAAGACACGCGCGTGAACCTGCAGAAAGCGCTGGAAGAACTGCGGAAACAACAGCAGTCGCAAAAACAACCGGAAGACAAACCCAAACAGCAGCAAAAAGACCAAAAGCAAAAACAGGAACCGAAGACCAATAAGAAACGCCTGGAACAACAACTCAAGTCGCTCCAGCAAAAAGAGCAGGAGATCCAGGAAAAAATGCAGCAAAACCGTTCCAGGTCGGGATCTCAGCCTGAAAAAGACTGGTAG
- the ispG gene encoding (E)-4-hydroxy-3-methylbut-2-enyl-diphosphate synthase produces the protein MQLYCDSLTEYKRIKTVEVKIGDLLLGNGHPIRVQTMTTTDTMDTIGTVEQTIRCIEAGAELVRITAPSKKEAENLLNIKNELHKRGYHTPLVADIHFTPNAAEIAARIIEKVRVNPGNYVDKKKFEQIDYTDAEYAEEIERIRDRFTPLVKICKEYGTAMRIGTNHGSLSDRIMSRYGDTANGMVESAMEFLRIARAEDYHNIVLSMKSSNPLVMVQAYRLLVQTMNNEFGLIYPLHLGVTEAGDGEDGRIKSAIGIGSLLEDGIGDTIRVSLTEDPEFEIPVCQDLVKRYTKPASASFEVPPVEKLSYDPFSYARRDSFAVDNIGGKQVPVVVADLSRLDNITPQHLQSIGYNYDANTDKWNINDAAADYVFTGNNVLDFHLPGTLKVIVYPDALANANDPSKYFPIFSAAEFADSPHRNRHLNFVMVDCYGRPEQVLDQQQDGTWANDASVVLCLSSTRKNAMQAVRRMFVELHQQNIKNPVVLITDSNGQTPDEHLIHFATETGALLLDGLGDGICLGYGANAKKESLQTNGRTYLPVKDHNQWTNNIAFSILQATRTRISKTEYISCPSCGRTLFDLQETTAKIRSVTNHLKGVKIAIMGCIVNGPGEMADADFGYVGSGPGKITLYKGKEVVKRNVDSAIAVEELINLLKENEAWVEPA, from the coding sequence ATGCAGCTTTACTGCGACTCATTAACAGAATACAAGAGAATCAAGACCGTAGAAGTGAAGATCGGCGACCTCCTCCTGGGAAACGGTCACCCGATCCGTGTACAGACCATGACCACCACGGATACGATGGACACCATCGGCACAGTAGAGCAGACCATCCGCTGCATTGAGGCCGGCGCCGAACTGGTGCGCATCACAGCTCCCAGCAAAAAAGAAGCAGAGAATCTCCTCAACATAAAGAATGAATTACACAAACGCGGCTATCACACGCCGCTTGTAGCCGATATCCACTTCACGCCCAATGCCGCTGAAATAGCAGCCCGCATCATTGAGAAAGTGCGCGTGAATCCAGGCAATTATGTTGATAAGAAGAAATTTGAACAGATCGATTATACCGATGCCGAATACGCAGAAGAGATCGAACGTATCCGCGACCGCTTCACGCCACTGGTGAAGATCTGCAAGGAATACGGAACAGCCATGCGCATCGGCACCAACCACGGCTCACTCAGCGACCGTATCATGAGCCGCTACGGCGATACCGCCAATGGTATGGTAGAATCAGCTATGGAGTTCCTGCGCATCGCACGCGCTGAAGATTATCACAATATCGTGCTCAGCATGAAGAGCAGTAATCCCCTGGTGATGGTGCAGGCTTACCGCCTCCTGGTGCAAACCATGAACAATGAATTCGGTCTTATCTACCCCTTACACTTAGGGGTAACCGAAGCCGGCGATGGAGAAGATGGCCGCATCAAATCAGCCATCGGTATCGGAAGTTTATTGGAAGATGGGATCGGAGATACTATCCGCGTATCGCTCACGGAAGATCCGGAATTCGAGATCCCCGTTTGCCAGGACCTGGTAAAAAGATATACAAAACCTGCATCCGCTTCATTTGAAGTGCCGCCCGTTGAGAAGCTCAGTTATGATCCTTTCTCCTACGCGCGGAGAGACAGTTTCGCCGTTGATAATATCGGCGGCAAACAGGTGCCGGTAGTGGTCGCTGATCTCAGCAGGCTGGACAATATCACTCCGCAACACCTGCAGAGCATCGGCTACAACTACGACGCCAATACAGACAAATGGAATATCAATGATGCCGCTGCCGACTATGTTTTCACCGGCAACAATGTGCTCGACTTCCATTTGCCCGGCACACTCAAAGTGATCGTTTATCCGGATGCACTGGCCAATGCCAATGATCCATCCAAATATTTCCCCATTTTCAGCGCCGCTGAATTTGCCGATTCACCCCATCGTAACCGACACCTGAATTTTGTAATGGTGGATTGCTATGGAAGGCCCGAGCAGGTGCTGGACCAGCAACAGGATGGGACCTGGGCCAACGATGCATCAGTAGTGCTCTGTCTCAGCAGTACCCGCAAGAACGCCATGCAGGCCGTACGTCGCATGTTTGTGGAGCTGCACCAGCAGAACATCAAGAATCCGGTTGTATTGATCACTGACAGTAATGGACAAACGCCGGACGAACATCTCATTCATTTTGCTACAGAAACAGGTGCGCTCCTGCTTGATGGTTTGGGAGATGGTATTTGCCTGGGCTATGGCGCCAATGCAAAGAAGGAAAGCCTTCAAACCAATGGCCGCACTTATCTGCCGGTAAAGGATCATAACCAATGGACGAACAATATTGCTTTCTCCATATTGCAGGCAACGCGTACGCGTATCTCCAAAACAGAATACATTTCCTGTCCGAGCTGCGGCCGTACATTATTCGATCTGCAGGAAACAACGGCTAAGATCCGATCTGTTACCAACCACCTGAAAGGTGTGAAGATCGCCATCATGGGTTGTATCGTGAATGGTCCCGGCGAAATGGCGGACGCGGATTTCGGTTATGTGGGAAGCGGCCCCGGCAAGATCACGCTGTATAAAGGAAAAGAAGTGGTAAAAAGAAATGTGGACAGCGCCATTGCCGTGGAAGAGCTGATCAACTTATTGAAAGAAAACGAAGCCTGGGTAGAACCGGCATAG